AGAAATTCCAACAGTGTGGTAAAACCCACATTTTCAGATAATATAAAGATAAGGTTTattaatgtttctttatttatggTTTAACTTCCCCTTCAGACAGGAATtcaaaaaatttgttttaaagttcaCCACACtttttgtctgagtgtgtgcaaCTGCACAGctacattaaatacattgtCAAGGAAGACAAATGAGGCGAAGCCATGATGTAGGTTGCGATTTTAATCACAAACTTAACACTCTGTCCATAGACATAAAAATCTTACCTCTCTGAGAACATTGAAGATGGGGTATTGAGGCATTTGATGTCAttatattttaatcatttttacatagttttaacataattttctgttgatcataCTCAATATGCAATCTATTtctatgaaaatgtatttgatctGTCCTGATGAAGGAGTTTCCCTTGACCTTTCAACTCTTTCTGGGTAACCTGTTTCCAGCTACTGTGAACACCTGCTTCTCGAGTCTACTTATTTTCTCTGAATTGAAGGGCAGGCCAATTGGCATGACCCCAGTGGCCACTTCTTCTGCATGGAAGTTGCGGCTGCAGCTTTGCTCACCTTTGCTCTGCCTGCTACAGCAACACATTAGCCAGATAGTGACTAGGTTATGTGGTTTGTAGAAATCAGATGACAGCCAGTGTTTACTGTTCATATAGGGAGACAATGCACAAGCAGCCTGAGGTGGTGGGACATACCGTGGCTGTGTGGGTAGTGGAAACTCCCCTCACTTTACTAGCTTCTCGTCCCGCTCATTTTCACACCTCCATCCTCTGCTCTCTTTCATCTCattgtgaatgtttgtttgcatgtgtgtcgATGATTGTGTTtcacaaagaaaactaaaaaaccACAatctatatgtatgttttttctgtgttatatGCCTTTACACACCCCACCATTGTATATTATAGGCTTTGTTGTTGACCTGTACACAACAtctttgtagttttattttacctgatgtgattttttttttctttttttttttctttctcttttctctacTGTGTTGATGATTCATGTCAGTACTCTCACATGTCTTCAAGAACCAAACCATTTGAAGAGCCCGCTCACTCAATAAGCAACTTCTTTCACAGTGACATTGACTGCTGTTATGTTTTAGAGAGACTTTGATTTGCAAAATCTGGTTGTGAATTCGGTTCACTAGGTCTGAGTCTGTATCTCCAAAttcaaaatatgaaagaaaaaaactgaattgaaacaGTCATTTTCTCCTTGACTATGATATGTTCTTAAGTTACTGTTTCgttattaattaatttcatctttcagaaatacacaaatattgCTCAAAATTCTGACATTTACTTTGTTATATCTAATTATGTATTAGAGGTTCACACCTTACATCTTCCTCTAAAGGTCCCAATCTGACTAAACGTTCAAGACCTCAGCTTCTGCTTTCTTCTAACTGCCAAACTGCACTACTGCGTCCTTAAAAATGGCACACAAAACAGCCTTAAGTAAGGGTGGCATCACACTTTTCTTTAGAGGGGCCTCTTCTGGTATAAAGCTTGTCCCATAGATTTGTCTTTTACTGTAGCTGCCATCAGAAAGGCAACCCTGTGCAGCCTCTATTAGTACCATGGGAGAGGGATGAGGCGTTTGTTGATTAGATTAGTCGCACTGTTTTGCTTCTCTAAATTGGTTTtgcagttggtttttttttttcccacatctgCATCCTGATGAAAGTGTCTGTGTGATAACCATACTGATGCAACTGATACAGGTAATTATGATGTCAGTACTTGTAAAGGGGACATGGGAGGGCAGTGATTTTAATTAAAGCCTTGAGCAATAGCTTTCTAACAAGGTGAAGACTCAGAGTCTTCAGCACCTTGTTTGCAATGAGGAATACACCACTAGCCAGGGCACAATGTCACTGATGCAGCCTTGTGGAGGGGCTTTTGATTTGTATATCACCATATTTAGTGCCCAGCTAATTTTCCACTTGTACAGACTTAGAAGTTGGATTTGAAGTCACTGTCTCAGGTGAATTCTATATGCATTATTTTTAACTAAACCACTTTGTGCCTTTTCAAACATGATTTTCTCATGCAGTCATTTGGCTGTCGCCTTGCCTTATCCGTTAAAGACACAGCCTCAGCGTCACATATTTCATACTCCTGATAATGTAGGGCCTGTGATTTCTGGAAGCATTCCTTTTTTGGGCGTAGTTATCGTTAATAACCCCAGGTCCCAGTGAGCCCCAGGCCTCCTTGGGCACTGTGATCAGTGAAGCATAACCTATATTTAATTCTTGGGGGGGAAAAGATGTTTTTGTATTTGCGGGTGGTGAGTTGACTGTTACAGAGCCAGTGTGGGAACAGAATGACCACAGATACAACCACTTTGTGGCCAGTACAGTTAAGCCCTTGTGTGAACAAGGAAACATGGGTTTCAGTTTGATAAGAGGCTTGGCAGGGTGACCTATGACCAGGTTCCTTCTTGTGGTAGAGTGCTAAGATGAAGCCCAACTTGGTTTGCTTGTCGatacttgttttcttttctgcgCTTGTACTATAGGATCAAATCATATAAGCTGAAAGGTAGGCTGTTAATATATTTGAAGCAGGTTCTATTAATACAGTGATGTGTGAGGTTATTGTACATGTTGAGCCTGCCCcctccctttttattttctaatttctccctctctctaccaatgtcctactccacctccctccAGCCTTCGGCCACTGCTGTAAAGAATCTGGTTTCTTCATGGTGTTTAAGTGTCGAGAGGAGAATTCAGCGCTGAAGGAATGTATGACTTTACAGTGAGTATTTTGAAGTTTCTTCTGCAACACTCAGCACTCAAACACTAAGGTGGTTCCCTGTGTGTAACTGCATCGCCTGTTATCCCACCAACACCTTGTACATGGGTTTACCCACTCTCTGACACACTATACTGTTGGCCTGTAAGTCTCCAAACCATATAATCACCATCAAAGAGAGAGTCCAATCAGGCTACATTCACTCTGTAAAAGAAACACTGTCTTCTGTCTTCCACCAGCTACAAGGACCCTGCGTTCTTTGAGGAGTGTAAGCAGGAGTACGTCCGGGAGAAACTGGAATTTGAGAGGACGGGGATCCCATCAAAAAATCGGAAACAAAAACTACCAACTAGCATGTAATGAACAATATGAGACCCAATTAACTTCCTTTTGAAGGTGAAGGTACGGAGCATGGGGCTCCTACCAGAACCAGCACCAAGGTCTGCACACCGAGGATATGCGGTCATCTGGCAGGATTTATTACTGATAAAGCCACAAGCCTTTGCTTTATTTAGATCTGTGGTATTTGTGACTGACACTACTTTGGTGTGCGAAAGTGATATATAATCAAAATGATGCCTATTTTTTATGTTCTGTATATTTGCAAAATATTCTCCATCAGATGGCCACAATTGTAGCATTAGAATTATCTTTCTAACTTGATTGAATCAGCATTCTGTACATTACATTTGCCAATTGTTGGTTGATAAGAGTGGAGCTCTTTGGCTATGGAGGCGTGTACACGTAAATTGAGGGATGCTCAATATCTGCTGAACACCTTGTAGTATGTTTATATTCTACATGCAATGACAACACAAGTGGTAATGAAGAGTCTGGCTTGTTGCCTTTGCCTGGCCCCACAGTGTGGTTAAACGTCCTCAGAAGGTAtatattaacataaaaaaaaaacacttgtaaGTTTAGACTTCAGAGTGAAGTGTTTGTTAGAGGTCTCTGACAAGTAACCAAACAATGACACCCAGTTACAAAATCATGTGATTTTGATTAGGTGACATATGCAATGAAATGTGACATTGTAAATATTCCGTGGCAGTAAAGTGTGTATTGGTGGCAAACTAGGTGAAGTATGATTTGTTCATGCATGCATTTTGTTTCAGATAAACCTGtgaccattttcttttttatcaagTCAAAAATGCTACAAATGTGAAGGATGTGTATTCCAAAGGGGTTTGGACACTCTTTACACTGTTGAAAAGTTTCAGCCATAGCAGCTCACCTTCAGGCATCTTTCACTTAAAATTTGCCTCTCTGCAGTACACTGTGTTCAATTTAGTGCATTCAAAAGTAGGCGGAAATTTcgaaacattttctgattaaaTTGGACACTCCTATTGGCTATCATTAGTACACTGTAACAGCATTGATTAAAAagttactgttttaattttatttgtattttgagaTTGACAGGGAGCCAGACCACACTGACAGAACAGTCTGAAGCTAAAATAACTTCTTTATTTGATAAATAAGTATTTTAAATGCTCAGATCACTTTATTTAAtgagttgtttattttttcaaaaaatgaaaaacaaagaagtaaTCAAATTTGGTTCATTATCTGTTACCATCATAACCATTTTGCCTTATCATGTCATATTGTGCTCCATATGAGGCAGACTGTCCAGGCAATATCACATCTGCTTTATTGTATATCTGTTATTACAAAGAACCAAAAATGGCACATTACGAGGAAAAGTGTCGTCAGTGTAATACACAACATCAGCTGTAGTCCTGGTTCTTCAATGTTTTTCTCTTACTCTTTTCAGTGACAGCAGTTGTAATCCATGGATGAGACGAGGTAGATTACTGACGTTGGTTGCCTTACAGTAAATATTGTTGAAATAATTTCAGTCTGCAGCTCCTGTTAATTGAAAACAAGACTTAATGTTTAGACTTAACTTTACTTAATGTACAGTGTAAAATTATAGGTGGAAATTTttctttaagtgttttttttttttttttttttaaacatgagtTTCGAAGCgtaaaaatgatgttttcaaattgcttgtctGCATTTCAAAACCTTAATGGTAATAATTTTTTAACAGAATGACTTGGGGAAAtgtagcaaatcctcacatgaCAAGCTGGGACCTGGAGAAGTTTGGCATTTTAGATGGATATATGACTCAAACCATTAGATGATTGTTAAAATTGTCTTAAATTCAGAGTCAGCTACTGAATTAAAGGATTGTTTCAGCAGCAGTAGTATGGAGTCCTTGGGATGGACAGTAGGAATTGTTGTTCTGCTGCTGAGATATTAGGtgtaaaatgtgtcaaaatgtctaTGTGGACAGGaagccaaaacatttttttaacagtttcaacTGTGAAGTAGCTTGATGTGCCAAAGCCTACAGTTTATTGAATTGAACCACAGAACCTCATTGCTAAAAATATGAGACGGGACACAGAAAGCTCACGCGGTCACTTCCTTTCATTCGTTTAATCGATCATATTTACAAACAGTCTGGAGTGCAGTAAATCTAAAATATAATTCATATCTACTGTACATTGCATTTTGGTTTGCAAATCGTTTACAGAAGTATGAAACtactgctgtaaaataaaatttcttaaaaattaaGAACAAAAAGACCACAGTTATCATGAAACAGaatgaagaaaatggaaaaataaaaacttttcgAAGACCACAGGCCTATGTGCTTTGTGCACCTATTTGTCAAGTCACAGCTCACATTTCTTCAGGTTTATACACTTATTGTCTTGCCACCATGGTAGACAGCTCTTATGCAGATTAGGAGTCTTGGTGGTGGGGgagaataaaaaccaaaacctaTGGTTTGGAGTGCAAAACTGCGTTTGGCAGAGTACTGAAGCCCaccatttacatttatacaaataTGCACATCCTTCTTTCTGTATATCTTGTAGtctatgtgttttcttttgtacatCCTTCAGTTTCTACTCATCtgactcttaaaaaaaaaaaaagaaatcaaagagaAACTTTCCTCTTCACACAACTTACCCCatactgcaaaacaaatgtatcaTAGTTTAACATCAGCACAGTACAGAGTTTAGATACATTTCCTATTATTCAAAATCTCCAAAAACCTGATCAGGTTTCGGACATAATCAAGTTTGCAAAATACAGGGGAGTGTATGGATTCTCTCCCATAAGTCCctcaaagtaaaagtcctacagAAAAACATCCAACAATGCAGAGCCTTACATATACATGTTCCTTTACAattgagaaatgaaaacatgacataTTGTTTGATAGTAGTTCTGTGAAAATTGAATATGTGATAACAGGCAGGTTTACAGAGGCTTGCTTGCTTACAGAGGCTTGTCGAGTTGTGAAATTTCTGTGAAATCATAAACAGTTGAACCTTTTCTTGTACCAGTGTGGGCGGagtgttttatttcagaaagCAATACATTTTTAGATAATATCATTTGCTACTCGTTATGCTATCTCCTCAAATATCCAAATACTGCAACTTCATTCCTCAAAAATGATTTGGTAAGCATGGGTAGATTGACAGCCTACTTTGATAATGATACATAAGGactgatgaaaataacaattttgaaagaaagattttttttggtagctgttaaaagttgtataaaaaaatctgtggttatcctacagttactgtatgtctgtctcCATCACagtacagaaacaaacaaatcaagtcCTCATACTGAGACATCTCCTGCACGTGATCATGAGACATACACGGGACTACATACCTTGTATACTTTACAGCGATCAAATGTAAAAAGACCTGCATTGGAGGGAGTACAGTTTTTAGAAATTCCAGTAACTGTGTTCAGCTGTGGCCCCTGTGATCACTGGCCCCAGTGAATGGAGAAAGAGGCCCTTTGAGCCCTATTGGGTTTATTATGATGAGATACAGATTCAGGCAGGCGAGAAATGCCCATGCACTGATCTGGAGACACAGGCACACTctgatgtgtgtttatgcacacacagaaattaattTGCTTTTATGCATGCTTGCACACACTTACGCGTGTGCATACAAGGACACATACACACGGAAAAACTACTGATTCTACTGAGGGTCTGTCCTCAACTTTTCCTCTGCAAGGTCAGATATGTTCACCGATGCAGTGTGCAGAGACATTAATAAGTTTACAGTGTCTTGACCTCGAAAAGGCTTCCTCTGGCTTCAGTTTCtctaagtgctatacaaaggcaactcgacttgcttgaggttcttgaagactTTTCACCtcgtttcgcctctcatcctGAAGAGGCCTTTTGGATGAAgggtgaaatgtcttcaagaaccttttgcaagtccagttgccttcgtatagcactttgaaataccatgacctggatgactgagaatcttcacagacactCTGGCTTAACTTAGTACCCATAACCAGTAGGGCCAGTCCAGTCCAGCCAAGAGGACTGGTCTTATCAACTTAAGGCAGGTTAGGTGGTAGCTATGTGGCAGGGTTGGAGAgtccattcattcatccattcatctatTTTCCATCCAATTGCACACTCTAATCATCTATTCTCCCATCAAAGTTCCTTTCAATAGGGCTTGGCCCACTCAGTACTGGGATGGCTCCTGGGACTGCAGTTTTCCATTAAGGATGAGGAGTTGGATGCAGCGGAGTATCCCTCCCAGAACACAGCGTCACTGGGTTTCGGGGGACTGGGGAAGGACCTCGAGCTCTCATCCAGGGAAGCTTGGTTCAGGGGAGGTGGGGGCAGGACAACAGAGCAGGCATTGCTCCCAACCAGAGCCTCTCCTGAACAGCTCTGGGAGGGCCAGGGCCCATTGTACCAGCAGTCCTCCTTCAGACTGTCCGGCAGCAGGGTGCCAGACGAGCCGCCGACAGGGGGGCAGGGGCGTCCGGAGCACGAGGGGAGTGGGGGGGCACTAGGGGGACGTGGCACTGACCCCCGAGGAACTAGGTTGTTGTTCTTTTCCACGTCATCCAGACACTGGATTGGAACTGTTGAGgcagctagagagagagaaagtgatggGAGGCATAGATGGGCAGGAACAGAGTAATGAATAGAGGGAGGAAAGATGGCAGTGAAAGGCAATTAAAAGTTGCAAGTagttatattaattattttattaattgcttcttattttgtaaattaaaaaaagcttttcaatATAATTCTCAGTAAGAGAAAGATTGTGTAAGGTGTATAAGGTGGTGAAAAATGTGtatgaaattgttttgttgttttagctacatgtctgtctgtaaaATCCAGTTGGCAGTATAAATGAAGTCATCTACTCTTTCCTACCTTAGCTAAAACAGATCTGCTTTTGTATTTGGCGCTATGATCGCACCTCTGTACTTATTTCTGTGCTTATTTACATGTGGATTAAGCTTAGGTTTCTAACGACATAAAAATCTGAAGTGCGTTCAACGAAGGCTTCTGATCCGTGACTGGATAATAGGCTTCACAGTTAGAGAGTAGTGAGGTAAAATCTCACACCATACATATTGTACACCGAAACCTCTGCACCATGTAAATATCCAAAATAATCATACAAAACTCCCCAGAAAAAAACCTAATCAAACAAAGCTCTATGCATAAACTAAGCCACACAAATCAAATGTcctaatctctctctcacacacacacacacacacacacacacacacacacacacacacacacacacacacacacacacacacacacacacacacacacacacacacacacacacacacacacactcaatcatTGCTTTGCTATCAACTCATCATCTTGCGTGAATAATAAAGTTTAAATGAGAGTATCTCCTCTTGCTTTTCCCCCCTACGTCTctccattcacacacatctatccatccatccatcctcgTTACTCTTCCATGAGAGGGTCTCCTGAGTCTAGGATTTGAATAAAAGTGACTCCAAAGGAGCAACATTAGAAGAATACAGATGCACAATATGACTGAATAAATACATCgcttcccctcctctttctctctccctttctttgccactccttcttccttttttctttccatctgcCTCATCTAAGTTACAGGATTACCCTCTTATTCAGTGGAATAAATAGGCCaagatttattttcttgccATATTTCGTTCTAATTTTCACCTCCTGGTCTCCTCTCCTGACACTCCGAGGGAATTGACAACAGAGGTAATCTCTTGTAGGGTAGAATACATGATCAcaaagggaggggagaggaagcaTAGACCGTTTCATGATGTCCTTTTTCAAAGAGTTTGAGCACTAAGATAATATCTGCAGTCTTATCGCACCCTTATAAAAATTGTAACAAGGAGCAGCTGAAGAAATCTTCTGAATAAgtagtactttttaaaaaagccttcCCTTAACTGAAGAGAAGCAGTAGTAACAATCATATTAATGCATAAAATGGTTATTTAAAAGCAAAgtttatatgtgtaaatatgtttttcaacagaaatatataaaattgaagataaaatatgataaaatgggacaaatatttaaagtgaaatgattaaaacaaaaaaagagtgtAACCTGGTCTCTGAAGGTTAAAGcataatttgttttcatattagTCTGGAAGACACAAGAAACAGATTTCAAGGCCGCACTCACTGCATCTGAGC
This sequence is a window from Xiphias gladius isolate SHS-SW01 ecotype Sanya breed wild chromosome 22, ASM1685928v1, whole genome shotgun sequence. Protein-coding genes within it:
- the cmc1 gene encoding COX assembly mitochondrial protein homolog translates to METANAEEIQLRHVEKDVLIPKLMREKAKERCAEKVEAFGHCCKESGFFMVFKCREENSALKECMTLHYKDPAFFEECKQEYVREKLEFERTGIPSKNRKQKLPTSM